The Novipirellula aureliae sequence TTGGTTTTGATATCACTGCCGAGTCGGGATTGGGTTCGGCGTCGGGATTTTCGGATCAAGACTATGTCGACGCGGGGGTCACGATTGCCACTGACCGGCATCAGATGCTCGGCGAAGCGGATATCGTCTTGCGAGTCCGCCAACCGGAACCTGGTGATATCGAACCGCTCAAAAGTGGCTCGGTCCACATTAGTTTTCTCGACCCGATGAACCGCCGCGAGTTAGTGGACGCGATGTCCAACCGCAAGGTCACGGCGATCTCGATGGAGATGATCCCGCGAAGCACGCGAGCTCAGAAGATGGACGCATTGTCGTCGCAAGCCAACTTGGCTGGCTATGTCACGGTCATCCAAGCGGCCTATCATTGTCCCAAAGCGTTCCCGATGATGATGACACCCTCGGGCACGATTCGGCCAGTGCGAGTTTTCGTGATCGGGGCTGGAGTCGCTGGACTGCAAGCAATTGCAACGGCTAAGCGTTTGGGGGCTCGAGTCGAAGCCTTTGATACCCGGCCGGTCGTCGCGGAGCAAGTTCGCTCGCTGGGAGCAAAATTCGTCGAAATCGATTTGGGCGAAGTGGGCCAAACGGAACAGGGCTACGCGAAAGCGCTAACGCCCGAGCAAATTGAAATGCAAAAGGCGGGACAAGCGAAGGTGATCGCGGAATCGGACGTGGTTATTACCACGGCTCAACTGTTCGGCCGCCCGGCGCCGCGGATCGTCACGTCCGAGATGGTTCACTCGATGCAACGCGGCAGTGTCGTGGTCGACATGGCTGTCGAATCAGGTGGCAATGTGGAAGGAAGTGTGCTCGACCAAATCGTTGACGTCGATGGCGTGAAAATCCTCGGTATGGGAAATTTGCCGTCACAGGTTTGCCGTAATGCCAGTGAAATGTATTCGAATAACCTGTTCAACTTAATCGAAGAGTTTTGGGATGCGGAAGCGAAGACGTTAAACTTGTCGCCTGAGGATGAAATTGTTCAATCCGCCGTGATCACTCGGGATGGTGAGATTGTTCATCCAATGTTGAAGTCTTCCTGAAGCAAGGCAGTAGCCGCGTCTCTCCGAGACGTGAAAAGATTTTCCTCCCAACCAACTTAACCACCTCCACTCAAGAAAGTCCACGATGGAAACCGTCTTCCTAGGTTTCGTACTCATGCTCTCGATCTTTTTAGGATTCGAGCTGATTTCGAAAGTCCCCGCGACGTTACACACTCCGCTGATGTCGGGTGCGAACGCGATATCCGGTATCACCGTGGTCGGTGCGATCACGTTAGCAGGCGGACCGATGGCCGAGTGGGCGACTTGGCTCGGGGCCGCGGCGGTCTTTTTCGCAACCGTTAATGTTGTCGGTGGATACATGGTGACCGACCGCATGCTGGGCATGTTCAAGACGAAAGAGAAGCCAGAGGTGCGGTCATGAGTGTTGAGCTAATCGGAGCCGTCTACATCGTTTCGGCGATCTTGTTCATCTACGGCTTGAAACTGCTAAGCTCACCAGCAACGGCGGTACGCGGAAACCAGTTATCGGCTCTCGGCATGTTGGTCGCCATCGTCGTGACGTTGGGATCACGAGAGATCATCGATTTTCGCTGGATCGGCGGTGCGGCAACGCTCGGTGCTCTCGTCGGTGCGATCGCCGCTCGGCGAGTTGCGATGACGGGGATGCCCGAAATGGTTGCTCTGTTTAACGGCTCGGGAGGTATTGCCAGTCTACTCGTCGGCTGGGCCGCGCTCGACATGGGCAGTGGCGAAGACCCGTCGACGCAAACCGCGTTTACGATCGTCACGATTTTGTTATCGATCTTGATCGGGGGCGTCACGTTTTCAGGCAGTATCGTTGCTTGGGGCAAACTTGCCGAAACGATCCCCAGCCGAGCGATCACCTTGCCAGGACAGCAAATCATTACGCTCCTGCTGCTGATCGCTTCGATTGGGTGTGGCATCGCGATGGTAATGCAGCCCGAAGCGTGGAACGCAACGCTGATCTATGTCGTCGTCGCATTGTCATTATTGCTTGGCGTCATGGCCGTCATTCCGATTGGCGGTGCTGATATGCCTGTGGTGATTTCGCTGCTCAATAGCTACAGCGGCTTGGCAGCTTGTGCGGCTGGATTGGCGATCAACAATACGATCCTCATCGTCGCAGGATCGCTCGTCGGTGCGGCAGGGATCATTCTAACGAATATCATGTGCAAAGCGATGAACCGTTCGCTCAGCCATGTCTTGTTCTCTGGATTTACAGCAACCAAGTCGGCGACCAAGGTTGAAGGCGAAGTCAAGCCGATCGTCGCCGAAGACGCGTATCTGATTTTGGAAGCAGCTTCCTCGGTCGTCATGGTGCCCGGTTACGGAATGGCGGTGGCTCAGGCGCAACACGTTGTCCGCGAACTGGGTGAGCTGCTGGAGAAGAACGGTGCAGAAGTCAGCTATGCGATTCACCCGGTGGCCGGACGGATGCCGGGACACATGAACGTGTTGCTGGCCGAAGCCAACGTTCCCTACGAGCAATTGGTCGAAATGGACGACATCAACCCTCGCATTGAGAACATTGACGTGGCGATCGTGATCGGTGCCAATGACGTGGTCAACCCAGCGGCTCGAGAAGATGAGAACAGTCCGATCTACGGCATGCCGATCATCAATGTCGATTATGCCCGTACGGTGTTTGTCCTCAAGCGATCGATGGCATCGGGCTTCTCCGGAGTCGACAATCCGTTGTTCTTTGGGCAAAACACCCGGATGTTGTTCGGAGACGCCAAACAATCACTGTCGAGCATCATCGCGGCTTTCAAGGAGTAAGATGGCAAACTTGTCACCAGCCGGGAGCCTTGTAACGATTGGATGAGTTTCGCGGACCTCGTTTTGCTCCCGTCGAGACAAACTCGATGGAAGGAGGCGGAAGACGCGGGCAGAGCTCGCAAAATTCTTCGCTAAAACGTCTGGCTCGTGCTATAGTCGAGTGGGAGGATTTTACCATTTTGGCGACTGATACTGACATGACCGGCACAACCGCTACGGGCGATCCGGCCCTGCAAACCGCTGGGGCGGCGATCCGTCCCGATGCTCCACCAATTGCTCAACCGAACGCAGAGTCGTCGCTCAAAGCGGTGTCACCTCTCCAAGCGGAAAAGCCGACGAGAGCGGCAGGAGGACCAGGCACGATTGCGTTATTGGTCAGTGCGATCGTGCATACCTTACTGCTAATCGTGCTGGCGTTACTCAGCTACCATGTCGGGTCCGCAGGTCGCCTTCATCTCGACGCCCGCCGAGGCCCCGCTTCAGCCGACGTCACGTTCGAATCAGCGATCGAGGAGCATGATTCGTCGACTTCAACTGCCATGTCGTTAGCGGAGCAAATGGAGACGGTGACGATTGCTCCAGCGGAACCATCCATGGTTTCATCGCCTCTGGAAAACCACGCCAATGCCGAAAAAACGACCGATTCGACGGAGGTTCGAACGGCAATCTCGGCGTCGGCGTCGAGCCAGTCGCTATCGAGACGGTTACCGAGTGGTGGAGGATTGGGCGGTCGCACCCCGACCGGCCGAACGCGACTAGGACAAAAATATGGAGCGACGGCTGAGAGTGAACAAGCCGTCGAACGAGCACTCGCGTGGTTGGCAAACCATCAACGCCGCGATGGTTCATGGTCGTTCAATTTAGAACTCGATCCATGCAATGGACGATGCAGTCACAGCCGCGAACCAGGTGATACGCCGACGCCTTCGACAGCAGCGACTGGGTTAGCTCTACTCGCGTTCCTCGGGGCGGGCTACACACAACACGAAGGCAAGTACGATAAAGTCGTCAAAGATGGCCTTTACTATTTGCGAGATGTTGCAACGGAGTCCGAGTTTGGACTCGATTGGCAACAGGGCAGCATGTATGGACATGGCATTGCGTTGCTGGCGTTAGCCGAAGCGTTGTCGATGTCACGTCGAGAAGGCTTTGAAGATGGCGATACTGATTTGAGATACTTGACCGATCGAGGCGTCCGGTTCACCGAGCGAGCACAACACTATTTCAGTGGTTCATGGGGCTACGTTCCCGGCAGTCCTGGTGATACGACGCTTACCGGATGGCAAGTGCTTTCGCTCGTCGCGGCCCGCCGTAGCAAGGTTACCGTTTATCAGAAAACGTTTTCGGACGCTCATCGGTTTCTGCTTGAAATGGCACCGAAAGGAGAATTCGAATTTGGCTATCGAATGCCGAAGCCTGAGCCGACGACGACAGCGATCGGATTGACGTTGATGTTGTACTTGGGCCATTCGCCGTATGAGGCTCCGATGGAAGAATCACTTAGCAAATTGGCGAAGCGAGGTCCCTTGCCGAACAACATCTATCACAACTACTACGGGACGTTGGCGTTACATCATTCGCGACATCACGGTTGGAACGAGTGGAACAGGAAGCTTCGTGATTCGCTGGTAAAAACGCAAGCGACGGTAGGCCATGAAGCGGGCAGTTGGCACTTCAAGGACCACTTCGGTGACGTTGGCGGACGGCTTTACACAACCGCGATGGCGGCGATGATCTTAGAGGTCTATTACCGCTATATGCCTCTCTACGAAGAAATTGAAGATTTCCCTCTGTAAACATTTTTGCGGCCAGCAGCATGGCCAGTGGACACTGGCCTGGATCGATGTTTTTGTTCCCGCAAAAATGCGCCAATGGACGCGAATAAAAGCTAGGAAAGGGGTTTTGTTGGTTTGCCATTGTTAGCGTTCATTCGCATGATTCGCGGGCAAATTTAGGCCACATTCGAAATGCCCAGAAGGAAGAAGATTTTCTGCCCGCTAATCACGCCAATGGACGCGAATAAAAACTAGGAAAGGGGCTTTTGTCGCTTTGCAATTATTAGCGTTCATTCGCTTGATTCGCGGGCAAACTTTGACCACATCCGAAATGTCAAGAAGGGGAAGAGTTTCTGCCCGCTAATCACGCTAATGGACGCGAATAAAAACGAGGAAAGGGTTTTTGTCGCTTTGCAATTATTAGCGTTCATTCGCTTGATTCGCGGGCAAACTTTGACCACATCCGAAATGCCCAGAAGGAAGAAGATTTTCTGCCCGCTAATCACGCCAATGGACGCGAATAAAAACTAGGAAAGGCTATTTTGTCGGCTTGCAATTCTTAGCGTTCATTCGCTTGATTCGCGGGCAAACTTGGACACATCGGAAATGCCCAGAAGGGGAAGGTTTTCTGCCCGCTAATCACGCCAATGGACGCGAATAAAAACTAGGGAAGGGTTTTTTGTCGCTTTGCAATTATTAGCGTTCATTCGCGTGATTCGCGGGCAAACTTGGACACATCGGAAATGCCCAGAAGGGAAAGATTTTCTGCCCGCTAATCACGCTAATGGACGCGAATAAAAACCAGGGAAGGGTTTTTGTCGGTTTGCCATTCTTAGCATTCATTCGCTTGATTCGCGGGCAAACTTTGACCACATTCGAAATGCCCAGAAGGAGAAGAGTTTCTGCCCGCTAATCACGCTAATGGACGCGAATAAAAGCTAGGAAAGGGTCTTTTGTCGCTTTGCCATTCTTAGCGTTCATTCGCTTGATTCGCGGGCAAACTTGGACACATCGGAAATGTCAAGAAGGGGAAGAGTTTCTGCCCGCTAATCACGCTAATGGACGCGAATAAAAACCAGGGAAGGGTTTTTTGTCGCTTTGCAATTATTAGCGTTCATTCGCTTGATTCGCGGGCAAATTTAGGCCACATTCGAAATGCCCAGAAGTGGATGGTTTTCTGCCCGCTAATCACGCCAATGGACGCGAATAAAAACTAGGAAAGGGGCTTTTGTCGCTTTGCAATTATTAGCGTTCATTCGCGTGATTCGCGGGCAAACTTTGACCACATCGGAAATGTCCAGAAGGGAAAGATTTTCTGCCCGCTAATCACGCCAATGGACGCGAATGAAAGCTAGGGAAGGGGCTTTTGTTGGTTTGCCATTGTTAGCGTTCATTCGCTTGATTCGCGGGCAAACTTGGACACATCGGAAATGTTCAGAAGGGAAAGATTTTCTGCCCGCTAATCACGCCAATGGACGCGAATAAAAACCAGGGAAGGGTTTTTGTCGGTTTGCCATTCTTAGCATTCATTCGCTTGATTCGCGGGCAAATTTAGGCCACATTCGAAATGCCCAGATGGGGATGGTTTTCTGCCCGCTAATCACGCTAATGGACGCGAATAAAAACCAGGAAAAGGGGCTTTTGTCGGTTTGCCATTGTTAGCGTTGATTCACTTGATTCGCTTGATTTGCTTGATTTGCTTGATTTGCGGGCAAACTTCTCTCAGCCATTCTCAAGATTCTTTTTTGGTGTGTACGAGTCGTTCCCATTCGAGCTGTGGATGGCCGCCAAAGTTGACCAGCAACCCCAGTTCAAAGCCTGTGGCATTCAAATAATTGATGACTTGAGCGCGATGTTCGTCGGTCAGCTTACTGACAGCTTTAATCTCAAGGATAATTTTTTCATAGCAGATGAAATCCGGGATAAATTTTTGCTTTAATTCTTTTCCGCGGTAAAACAATCGCAACGCTTGCTGCGGAACGAACGGGATCTGTTGGTATTCGTGTTCAATGACCAAGCACTCCTGGTAGACCGATTCCAGAAAGCCGCATCCCTTGTCGTTGTAAACCTCGAAGCATGCTCCAATAATCTTGTAGCACTCATCTTTGCAGATCAAGTTTGCCATTTCGAGAACTCCATCAACTACCGAAAAAGAAAGATTTGCCCGCTAATCACGCTAATGATACCAGGAAAGGGGCTTTTGTCGCTTTGCAATTATTAGCGTTCATTCGCTTGATTCGCGGGCAAACTTTGACCACATCCGACATGTCAAGAAGGGGAAGAGTTTCTGCCCGCTAATCACGCTAATGGACGCTAATAAAAACTAGGAAAGGGTTTTGTCGGCTTGCCATTGTTAGCGTTCATTTGCTTGATTCGCGGGCAAACTTTGACCACATTCGAAATGCCCAGAAGGAAGAAGATTTTCTGCCCGCTAATCACGCCAATGGACGCGAATAAAAACTAGGAAAGGCTATTTTGTCGGCTTGCAATTATTAGCGTTCATTCGCTTGATTCGCGGGCAAACTTTGACCACATTCGAAATGCCCAGAAGTGGATGGTTTTCTGCCCGCTAATCACGCCAATTGACGCGAATAAAAACTAGGAAAGGCTATTTTGTCGGCTTGCAATTATTAGCGTTCATTCGCTTGATTCGCGGGCAAACTTGGACACATCGGAAATGCCCAGAAGGGGAAGATTTTCTGCCCGCTAATCACGCCAATGGACGCGAATAAAAACTAGGAAAGGGGCTTTTGTCGCTTTGCAATTATTAGCGTTCATTCGCTTGATTCGCGGGCAAACTTTGACCACATCCGAAATGTCAAGAAGGGGAAGATTTTCTGCCCGCTAATCACGCTAATGGACGCGAATAAAAACTAGGAAAGGGGCTTTTGTCGCTTTGCAATTATTAGCGTTCATTCGCTTGATTCGCGGGCAAACTTGGACACATCGGAAATGTCCAGAAGGAAGAAGATTTTCTGCCCGCTAATCACGCTAATGGACGCGAATAAAAACTAGGAAAGGGTCTTTTGTCGCTTTGCAATTCTTAGCGTTCATTCGCTTGATTCGCGGGCAAATTTAGGCCACATTCGAAATGCCAAGATGGGGATGGTTTTCTGCCCGCTAATCACGCTAATGGACGCGAATAAAGGCTAGGAAAGGGGCTTTTGTCGGCTTGCAATTATTAGCGTTCATTCGCTTGATTCGCGGGCAAACTTTGACCACATCCGAAATGTCAAGAAGGGGAAGGTTTTCTGCCCGCTAATCACGCCAATGGACGCGAATAAAAACTAGGAAAGGGTTTTTGTCGGCTTGCAATTATTAGCGTTCATTCGCTTGATTCGCGGGCAAACTTTGACCACATTCGAAATGCCCAGAAGGGGAAGAGTTTCTGCCCGCTAATCACGCTAATGGACGCTAATAAAAACCAGGGAAGGGTTTTTTGTCGCTTTGCAATTCTTAGCGTTTATTCGCTTGATTCGCGGGCAAACCTCTTTCTAGTTTTAACTCCCAATCGACTGGACAAGAGTCACCAACGCTTGGTTTATCCTTTACGCCAGAAAGTACTTTCTGGCAACCTCAGACTACCGCATGACGCTTTCGACTCTCAGAGCCGTTCGGGCTTCTTCGACGTCCGGCAGTCGTCCGCTGATCGGTTGGAAACCTCTTATCTTCGCTCGCGGGGCCAACCCTTGTGCGTTGATCGGCGTTTCGAGGATATAGGTTCCGACATTTCCGGCACTGTCGGTCGCGTCGATTCTCAGATAGAACTGGCGAGGCAGTTGGGGGTCAGCAGGCCAAACGTAGTCGCCTTGATTCCTTAAGCCTGCTGCGATGGTGGTCCATGGGCCGTCCGCTCGATCGCTGAACGATAAGGTGATCGGACGTAACATGAGATTGGCGTCATCGCATTCGTATTGGATAACAAGTGATCCGGTGCGGTCCCCTTCGCCATAACGAGCACCTGTAATGTGGACGCGTGGCGATTGGTTGTCGACAACGACCACGATATCAGGTTTTTCGCCCGCGAGTGGTCGCGGGCTGGCGAGGCCATTGGCACTGATGACGACGATACGGAAACCGAATGTACCGTCCTCCTTGGTTTCGATATCGAACGGGCTCGATTTGTCAGGATCTTGCCCCCAGTATTTCCAGTTTTTGCCGCCATCGGTCGTCCCGTAAAGCTCGACGGTATCAACGCCGATACTGCCGACGGCTTCCAATTCGTACTCCAAGCTAAACCGCTTGGAGTTACTGAATCGCCTTGGCAACCGATCGTCAAACGCGGAGGCATCGCTGGTCGTTGCAGGCAATCGGTTCGCTTGGTAGCGGTCGTTTTGTGGGCTCGATGAAGATTCCGAGCGAATCGCTGGGGTGGGGCGAATCGGTGGGGCGGGGCGAATCGGTGGGGCGGGGCGAATCGGACGACGTGGGTCGATCGGACGCATTGCTTCGGCAGCTGTGCGCGGCCGTGTAGGCAGCGATCGCACCGACTCAAGCGGAGTCGAACGTTCCACTTGGCTCGGTGGGAACGAGAAACTCGATGGGGGCAGCTTTGTTGGCGAGTCAGCTTGCGGTGGCATGGAGACTTCCGGCAACCGATTCGGCACGGCCTCGTCGGTTGACTGTGAAGTGTTGGGGAACCCAGGAGCGAGCAGGGGTGGGTTCAGACCAAAGCGGTTACCGACTTGTTCGGGGGTTGCCGGTGGCGGTAGTTCAACGGGTTGCGAATCGATGTTCGATGGTGCACTGGCACTGCGGGCGGTGACCGTTGGTAATCGCTGTGGTGAATTGCTAACCGATGAGCGAATCCGAACGGGCTGATTCGATAGGTTTTGAAAACCTGGCAAAGGGGTAGCGGCCAATTGCACGCTCGGAGCGGATGCCGCGAAGGGAGCGGGCTCCAACGTCACAGTGTCCGCAGCGAGTAGCGGTTTCGATTTGACCCGGTCGAGCTTGATAACGGGGTTGGATGATGGTGAATGAGGGTTCGCCAAAGCGGGGCGCACGTAAACGAACGGATCGTTGAGCAGTCGAGCGGTCGAGACCGCGTCGGATTTGCGATTCTTTGCCTCGTTCGTTCTCGTTCGCAGCTCCGCTTGGGGTCGCGGGTCCGCTTTGGGCTTCATCGTAAAGCCCGCGAAATGGGTTGTCGGGGCAGCAGCGATTCGCGGCCGTTGTAGCAGTTTGACTTGACTCGATTGGTTACCAGCCGAATCCTTCGCGGTGACTTGGATTGACGCTTGCCGCCAATCCCGAGATGGCAGAAACGAAAACTCGGTTTTTTTAGCGTTTGTCGCCGGTTTCCATTCTTTCCAAACCGGTGCGACGTCGGTCGCATAGTAGAAACGCATCTCGGTGATCGGCGTCTGGTCCGTCGTCGTCACCGTTCCGCTAACCACTCCCTCGCCGCTGGCGTCCACATGCAGCACGATTTCGGGGCCTGTCGTATCGACGAGAATCCGCAATTGTGCATCGATCGATGCGCGAGGAACGCTGGGTTGGGAGTTTGGCTCGTTACTGTCAACGGTCTCGGTGGCGAACCAGAATTCGCCGTCGTCCTCGCAAAGGTAGGAAAATTCGCGGATGTTGGCGGGCTGAGCGTCGGAAAGCTCCCACTGGTCACTGGTTCCCCGTCTAACATACAATCGGACCGATGTTGGGGTCGTCGTGGACGCATCGATTTGGGTGTCAACGCTGAATGGAATTCGAAACGACCGCGTACCTAAGATGATGGGTTCGGCTGTTTGTGGGGCCGCTCGTGGGACCGGTGTGGCGCTTGATTGGCCGAGGCGACGAGGTTTTGAAACGTCCGACGGAGATTCAGCGAGCTGCGATTCGGCCAGCGAATCGACTGCAGGTAAGCGTGCGGGCGGTAAATGTGCGGGCGGCAAACGAACCGGCTGGGGCGACCCCGATGGGGTAAGCGTACGAACTTGAGTCGCTGCCGATTGGGCAGACAGTACACCGCATGTTGCGATCGTTAACCACCATGTGGTAAACGCTAGCAAAAGATGAAAGCGGAATTTGAGCAGAACTCCCGTTTGGGAAACGTCCAATTGAATCGCTTGTTTGGCGATAACCATTGTGTCGAACAAGCCCCACGGATGAGAAAGAAAACTGAACACGAAGTACGGCATTGATCGGCTTCGACGTCGTGGGAACCATTTCTTGAAGCCTTTTAATTGTTGTAAATCGAGATGACACAAAGCTCTTATCATTATGACGTTATTGTCATTGGTGCCGGTCATGCGGGCACCGAAGCGGCTGCGGCTGCCGCCCGTTTGGGGGCCAAGACGGCACTGCTAACAACCAACTTGGATACCGTTGGGCAAATGTCGTGTAACCCTGCAATCGGAGGTGTTGCCAAAGGACAAATCGTCCGTGAAGTCGACGCTCTCGGTGGCTT is a genomic window containing:
- a CDS encoding Re/Si-specific NAD(P)(+) transhydrogenase subunit alpha — translated: MRIGVPVETWPGELRTALVPANAKKLLRLGFDITAESGLGSASGFSDQDYVDAGVTIATDRHQMLGEADIVLRVRQPEPGDIEPLKSGSVHISFLDPMNRRELVDAMSNRKVTAISMEMIPRSTRAQKMDALSSQANLAGYVTVIQAAYHCPKAFPMMMTPSGTIRPVRVFVIGAGVAGLQAIATAKRLGARVEAFDTRPVVAEQVRSLGAKFVEIDLGEVGQTEQGYAKALTPEQIEMQKAGQAKVIAESDVVITTAQLFGRPAPRIVTSEMVHSMQRGSVVVDMAVESGGNVEGSVLDQIVDVDGVKILGMGNLPSQVCRNASEMYSNNLFNLIEEFWDAEAKTLNLSPEDEIVQSAVITRDGEIVHPMLKSS
- a CDS encoding NAD(P) transhydrogenase subunit alpha; translation: METVFLGFVLMLSIFLGFELISKVPATLHTPLMSGANAISGITVVGAITLAGGPMAEWATWLGAAAVFFATVNVVGGYMVTDRMLGMFKTKEKPEVRS
- a CDS encoding NAD(P)(+) transhydrogenase (Re/Si-specific) subunit beta, which encodes MSVELIGAVYIVSAILFIYGLKLLSSPATAVRGNQLSALGMLVAIVVTLGSREIIDFRWIGGAATLGALVGAIAARRVAMTGMPEMVALFNGSGGIASLLVGWAALDMGSGEDPSTQTAFTIVTILLSILIGGVTFSGSIVAWGKLAETIPSRAITLPGQQIITLLLLIASIGCGIAMVMQPEAWNATLIYVVVALSLLLGVMAVIPIGGADMPVVISLLNSYSGLAACAAGLAINNTILIVAGSLVGAAGIILTNIMCKAMNRSLSHVLFSGFTATKSATKVEGEVKPIVAEDAYLILEAASSVVMVPGYGMAVAQAQHVVRELGELLEKNGAEVSYAIHPVAGRMPGHMNVLLAEANVPYEQLVEMDDINPRIENIDVAIVIGANDVVNPAAREDENSPIYGMPIINVDYARTVFVLKRSMASGFSGVDNPLFFGQNTRMLFGDAKQSLSSIIAAFKE
- a CDS encoding prenyltransferase/squalene oxidase repeat-containing protein translates to MATDTDMTGTTATGDPALQTAGAAIRPDAPPIAQPNAESSLKAVSPLQAEKPTRAAGGPGTIALLVSAIVHTLLLIVLALLSYHVGSAGRLHLDARRGPASADVTFESAIEEHDSSTSTAMSLAEQMETVTIAPAEPSMVSSPLENHANAEKTTDSTEVRTAISASASSQSLSRRLPSGGGLGGRTPTGRTRLGQKYGATAESEQAVERALAWLANHQRRDGSWSFNLELDPCNGRCSHSREPGDTPTPSTAATGLALLAFLGAGYTQHEGKYDKVVKDGLYYLRDVATESEFGLDWQQGSMYGHGIALLALAEALSMSRREGFEDGDTDLRYLTDRGVRFTERAQHYFSGSWGYVPGSPGDTTLTGWQVLSLVAARRSKVTVYQKTFSDAHRFLLEMAPKGEFEFGYRMPKPEPTTTAIGLTLMLYLGHSPYEAPMEESLSKLAKRGPLPNNIYHNYYGTLALHHSRHHGWNEWNRKLRDSLVKTQATVGHEAGSWHFKDHFGDVGGRLYTTAMAAMILEVYYRYMPLYEEIEDFPL
- a CDS encoding GxxExxY protein, which encodes MANLICKDECYKIIGACFEVYNDKGCGFLESVYQECLVIEHEYQQIPFVPQQALRLFYRGKELKQKFIPDFICYEKIILEIKAVSKLTDEHRAQVINYLNATGFELGLLVNFGGHPQLEWERLVHTKKES